From a single Streptomyces sp. 1331.2 genomic region:
- the aspS gene encoding aspartate--tRNA(Asn) ligase, producing MTRTLVADLHARVGETVTVYGWVDTLRRQRRLQFVLVRDHTGIVQVTHVRGGEQDPIEAAFERVTVESAVKITGEVVASPQVKLGGLEIVPSRVEIVSLAEPKLPIDEKTGIDQRLDWRFLDIRRPSQHLVFDVQTTVERAMRELAAEERFTELHTPKLMGTASESGAEVFEVGYFGRTAYLAQSPQFYKQMAIAGGIDRVFEIGPVFRAEPSFTSRHATEFTGVDVEIAWIDGVEDVMAFEERMLHRVLTAVAEQHGEAIAEHFGTRVVVPELPFPRITMADALARLRATGWDREGVKDDLDPEGERTLCALIAAETGHEFVFVTRFPAAVRPFYHLRPEDDPTVTESFDLLWKGVEITTGAQREHRHDRLVAQAREKGMDTGPLSGYLDCFRYGTPPHGGLGLGLGRLLMLALGLPSIREATFLFRGPHRLEP from the coding sequence ATGACGCGCACCCTTGTCGCAGACCTCCACGCACGCGTCGGCGAGACGGTCACCGTCTACGGCTGGGTGGACACGCTCCGGCGGCAGCGTCGCCTCCAGTTCGTGCTGGTCCGGGACCACACCGGGATCGTGCAGGTCACCCACGTGCGCGGTGGAGAGCAGGACCCCATCGAGGCGGCGTTCGAGCGGGTGACGGTCGAGTCGGCCGTGAAGATCACCGGTGAGGTGGTCGCCAGCCCGCAGGTGAAGCTCGGCGGCCTGGAGATCGTCCCGTCCCGGGTCGAGATCGTCTCGCTCGCCGAGCCGAAGCTGCCGATCGACGAGAAGACCGGCATCGACCAGCGCCTGGACTGGCGGTTCCTCGACATCCGGCGCCCCTCCCAGCACCTGGTCTTCGACGTCCAGACGACCGTCGAGCGGGCGATGCGGGAGCTCGCCGCCGAGGAGCGGTTCACCGAGCTGCACACGCCCAAGCTGATGGGCACCGCCTCCGAGTCCGGGGCGGAGGTGTTCGAGGTCGGGTACTTCGGGCGCACCGCCTACCTCGCCCAGTCGCCGCAGTTCTACAAGCAGATGGCCATCGCGGGCGGCATCGACCGGGTCTTCGAGATCGGGCCGGTGTTCCGGGCCGAGCCGTCGTTCACCTCCCGGCACGCCACCGAGTTCACCGGCGTCGACGTCGAGATCGCCTGGATCGACGGCGTCGAGGACGTGATGGCCTTCGAGGAGCGGATGCTGCACCGCGTCCTCACCGCGGTCGCTGAGCAGCACGGGGAGGCGATCGCCGAGCACTTCGGCACCCGGGTCGTGGTCCCGGAACTGCCGTTCCCGCGGATCACCATGGCCGACGCGCTGGCCCGGCTCCGTGCCACCGGCTGGGACCGGGAGGGCGTCAAGGACGACCTGGACCCGGAGGGCGAGCGGACGCTGTGCGCGCTGATCGCCGCGGAGACCGGGCACGAGTTCGTGTTCGTCACCCGTTTCCCGGCCGCCGTGCGGCCGTTCTACCACCTGCGGCCGGAGGACGACCCGACCGTCACCGAGTCCTTCGACCTGCTGTGGAAGGGCGTGGAGATCACCACCGGCGCCCAGCGCGAGCACCGCCACGACCGGCTGGTCGCCCAGGCCCGGGAGAAGGGCATGGACACCGGGCCGCTCTCCGGCTACCTGGACTGCTTCCGCTACGGAACCCCGCCGCACGGCGGCCTCGGGCTCGGGCTCGGCCGGCTGCTGATGCTGGCGCTCGGCCTGCCGTCGATCCGGGAGGCGACGTTCCTGTTCCGGGGGCCGCACCGGCTGGAGCCGTAG
- a CDS encoding sensor histidine kinase, which produces MFARFTSRLSLRARLLVLALALVTTGLVVSDTFVLGTVRAQLVEQLDEQLQRYGLPLSRKPPVQVAPPSAGKPAVSTGRRVSLPSQYLVQYLSADGKVQTVMRQPVSDSDPAPQLAGLDPTRTAPDVPFDLPDQRGHHRWRVLVLPLQAPRGQATGPSAYAAPAVTPAYVMVAVSREDIDATLGKLNNSFLAIGGAVLVLSAALGFFAVRAGLRPLRRIEAGAARIADGELSHRMPELSRGTEVGRLSIALNGMLTQIEAAFAARAESEARMRRFVADASHELRTPLAGIRGFAELYRMGALPTEADVKRTMTRIESEADRMGALVEDLLVLARLDEERPLDLAPMDLRTLAADALHDLTALDPSRPVALTGPSGTGAPGAAPVLGDEARLRQVVTNLVGNAVKHTPSGTPVRIGVGAGADGICLLEVADTGPGLTEEQAQQVFDRFYRVDASRSRDNGGGAGLGLAIATALTRAHGGTLTLHTAPGEGATFRVELPNNGERAS; this is translated from the coding sequence GTGTTCGCCCGGTTCACCTCACGGCTGTCCCTGCGCGCCCGGCTGCTGGTGCTCGCGCTCGCGCTGGTCACCACCGGACTCGTGGTCAGCGACACCTTCGTGCTCGGCACCGTCCGCGCCCAGCTGGTCGAGCAGCTGGACGAACAGCTCCAGCGGTACGGGCTGCCGCTGTCCCGCAAGCCCCCGGTCCAGGTCGCCCCGCCGAGCGCCGGCAAGCCCGCCGTCAGCACCGGCCGGCGGGTCAGCCTGCCCAGCCAGTACCTGGTGCAGTACCTGTCCGCGGACGGCAAGGTGCAGACCGTCATGCGCCAGCCCGTCTCCGACAGCGACCCGGCCCCCCAGCTGGCCGGCCTCGACCCGACCCGCACCGCCCCCGACGTCCCCTTCGACCTGCCCGACCAGCGCGGCCACCACCGCTGGCGGGTGCTCGTCCTGCCGCTCCAGGCCCCCCGCGGACAGGCCACCGGCCCCAGCGCGTACGCCGCGCCCGCGGTCACCCCGGCCTACGTCATGGTCGCCGTGTCCCGCGAGGACATCGACGCCACCCTCGGCAAGCTGAACAACTCCTTCCTCGCCATCGGCGGCGCCGTCCTGGTGCTGAGCGCCGCCCTCGGCTTCTTCGCCGTACGGGCCGGGCTGCGGCCGCTGCGGCGGATCGAGGCGGGCGCCGCCCGGATCGCGGACGGTGAACTCTCCCACCGGATGCCGGAACTCTCCCGGGGCACCGAGGTCGGGCGGCTGTCCATCGCCCTCAACGGGATGCTCACCCAGATCGAGGCGGCCTTCGCGGCCCGCGCCGAGTCCGAGGCCCGGATGCGGCGCTTCGTCGCCGACGCCTCGCACGAACTGCGCACCCCGCTGGCCGGGATCCGCGGCTTCGCCGAGCTGTACCGGATGGGCGCGCTGCCCACCGAGGCGGACGTCAAGCGGACCATGACCCGGATCGAGAGCGAGGCCGACCGGATGGGCGCCCTGGTCGAGGACCTGCTGGTGCTCGCCCGGCTCGACGAGGAACGCCCGCTCGACCTCGCCCCCATGGACCTGCGCACCCTCGCCGCCGACGCCCTGCACGACCTCACCGCGCTCGACCCGAGCCGCCCCGTCGCGCTCACCGGCCCCTCCGGCACGGGCGCGCCCGGCGCGGCGCCCGTCCTCGGCGACGAGGCCCGGCTGCGGCAGGTGGTGACCAACCTGGTCGGCAACGCGGTCAAGCACACCCCGTCCGGCACCCCGGTGCGGATCGGGGTCGGCGCCGGGGCCGACGGCATCTGCCTGCTGGAGGTCGCCGACACCGGCCCGGGCCTCACCGAGGAACAGGCCCAGCAGGTCTTCGACCGCTTCTACCGCGTCGACGCCTCCCGCAGCCGTGACAACGGCGGTGGCGCCGGCCTCGGCCTCGCCATCGCCACCGCCCTCACCCGCGCCCACGGCGGCACCCTCACCCTGCACACCGCACCGGGCGAGGGCGCGACCTTCCGGGTCGAACTGCCCAACAACGGCGAACGAGCCTCCTGA
- a CDS encoding response regulator transcription factor, translated as MQGTVTTPGGSTVAGGQGEAFLLVVDDEPNIRELLAASLRFSGFRVASAASGTEALELIAAERPDLVVLDVMLPDLDGFTVVEKLRERTNRGQIAGPAHGHPGDHLPVLFLTAKDGVGDKVQGLAAGADDYVTKPFSLEELIARIRAILRRAGGPAEDGRLVVADLSLDPIAHEVTRAGTPVALSPTEFKLLHYLMANVGRVVSKAQILDHVWAYDFGGDLSIVESYISYLRRKLDSGPAHGPKLIHTVRGIGYALRRPPQG; from the coding sequence GTGCAAGGCACTGTCACCACACCAGGCGGCTCCACGGTGGCCGGGGGCCAGGGCGAGGCGTTCCTGCTCGTCGTGGACGACGAGCCCAACATCCGCGAACTGCTCGCGGCCTCGCTGCGCTTCTCCGGCTTCCGCGTCGCCTCCGCCGCCAGCGGCACCGAGGCGCTGGAACTGATCGCCGCCGAGCGCCCCGACCTGGTCGTGCTCGACGTGATGCTCCCCGACCTCGACGGCTTCACCGTGGTCGAGAAGCTGCGCGAGCGCACCAACCGCGGCCAGATAGCCGGGCCGGCCCACGGGCACCCCGGCGACCACCTGCCGGTGCTCTTCCTCACCGCCAAGGACGGCGTCGGCGACAAGGTGCAGGGCCTCGCCGCCGGCGCGGACGACTACGTCACCAAGCCGTTCAGCCTGGAAGAGCTCATCGCCCGGATCCGCGCCATCCTGCGCCGGGCCGGCGGCCCCGCCGAGGACGGCCGACTGGTCGTCGCCGACCTCAGCCTGGACCCGATCGCCCACGAGGTCACCCGCGCCGGCACCCCGGTCGCGCTCTCCCCGACCGAGTTCAAGCTGCTGCACTACCTGATGGCCAACGTCGGCCGGGTCGTCTCCAAGGCGCAGATCCTCGATCACGTCTGGGCCTACGACTTCGGCGGCGACCTCTCCATCGTCGAGTCGTACATCTCCTACCTGCGCCGCAAGCTCGACTCCGGCCCCGCGCACGGCCCCAAGCTGATCCACACCGTGCGCGGCATCGGCTACGCGCTGCGCCGCCCCCCGCAGGGCTGA